From the genome of Candidatus Hydrogenedentota bacterium:
ATCTGGGTTTCCGATGTCAGCAGTACCGGCGTGATCGAATCCGTATGGGTCATTATCACACCGCCCGGCTACATCGAATACGGCTGCGGGGCAGGCAATTCCCCGGAAACAATCTTGGAGCTCGACCCGATGGGCGGCAACCGGTATGAAAAGGTTTTCGACGGATTTTCGGAAAGGGGCGCCTATCAGATTACCGCTTACGCGATGGACAAGGAAGGCAACGTCTCACTGCCCCGGGAGTCGTCCGTCCGGCAACTCGGCGATTATGTGGAACCCGACATCTACGAACCCGACGACACGTTCGACACGGCGTCGTGGATTGGATTCGGCGGGACGGAACAGGAGCATAATTTCAGCAAGCCGGGCGACGAGGATTGGGCGCTATTCCATGTCGAAGCCGGAAACAAGGTCGTCATACGGACGCGCCAGTTGGCCCCCGGCGCCGACACCTACATCCAGTTGTACCGGTCCGACGGAACCACGCTCCTCGAAGAGGACGACAACGGCGGCGGGGACGACAACAGTTCCTATCTGTTGTGGGATGTGGACATAACCGGTTTCTATCTCGTCCGCGTCACGAACATGCCCGACACCGCCTACGGCGCCGACACGACCTATCTGCTGTCGGTCGGCGACCTGAGCGGCAACCTGCTTACCGGCGCGCTGTCCTGTGTCGTTTCGGACTCCGGTACGTCGCTGCCGATCCGCAACGCAACGCTTCGGCTGAATTTCGCCCTGCTCCAGCAGCGCACGGACTTCAACGGCATAGCCATCTTCACGTCCCTGCCGGCAGGATCCTATTCCATTACCGTCGAAGCGACCGGCTATCTTTCCAAGACCCAAACCGCAACCGTGACGGCTGGCGCGGTGGCGCCGGTTTCCATCGCCCTGCAGCCGGTAACCGGCGAGGGAGAGGGCGAAGGCGAAGGAGAGCCTCCCGGCTGTTTTGGAAAGGGCGCCGCCGCGACCTTGGGCGGTCCGCCAAAGCCTCCCGGAGGCGGTTTCATGCTGGCGATTGCCGCGTTGGGCCTCGCGTGCTGCGCATCGCGAAGGGAACGGCGAATAAAAAGCGCGATTCCCTTCGATACACCCTGAATCAGAAATGCCAAATAAGGCTTTCTTCGCGCTACAAACGCATGAGACAAGGGGTATGGTGTCGGATCTTGTTCCGTGCCTTGAAACGGATGCCCGCTACATCTTTCGGGACATGGACGCGACCGAAGCGCGCGAGGCAACCGGACGTGAACACATGGAATCGGGTTTGGCGATTACGATGACCAAACGCCCGCAGGCGGCGCTTATTCAGTACTGATACCGACCGCGATAATACGGCGGGGAGGAAATGATGTTGGCGATCGTATTGTTGTCCGGTATGGCCATGAGCGAGGCGGATTCACCCATCGCCATCGAGATCCACGACGGCAACGGCTACGCGTCGTTCACGAACCGACTGCACCCGGGCAACCGAATTGGCTACCGCTTTCACGAGCATACACCGATGATTTGGGGTGAAATCCCAGAAAATCCGGCGGACGCGGGCATCGAACCAAAGAAGATCGCACCATCCGAAAAGGCGTTCGCGCGCAAACGCGGCGTGAAATCATTCTCGCTCGATATCGGCGATATGGAATGGGTGAAACAACGTTGGACCTATTATCTCGCGCCCGTGGATGACGGCGTGGAACTGCTTTGGATGGTCGAAACTCTCGATTCGGGACTCAACCGGTACTACGGCGTGCAGCAATGTTTCCGAATGGGAGGCGTGACCAATCAGGAGT
Proteins encoded in this window:
- a CDS encoding carboxypeptidase regulatory-like domain-containing protein yields the protein MARIVVSSTQADASAAFSIQSGLSFSQFFWRQILNGAHVRNAYQHAANAVRFGKNARKPQLDDNGDGVYDTRTDGALARTFNIGMGILLAGDEPMIGAICEEQVLGGGKMAKNGGQTSATIWVSDVSSTGVIESVWVIITPPGYIEYGCGAGNSPETILELDPMGGNRYEKVFDGFSERGAYQITAYAMDKEGNVSLPRESSVRQLGDYVEPDIYEPDDTFDTASWIGFGGTEQEHNFSKPGDEDWALFHVEAGNKVVIRTRQLAPGADTYIQLYRSDGTTLLEEDDNGGGDDNSSYLLWDVDITGFYLVRVTNMPDTAYGADTTYLLSVGDLSGNLLTGALSCVVSDSGTSLPIRNATLRLNFALLQQRTDFNGIAIFTSLPAGSYSITVEATGYLSKTQTATVTAGAVAPVSIALQPVTGEGEGEGEGEPPGCFGKGAAATLGGPPKPPGGGFMLAIAALGLACCASRRERRIKSAIPFDTP